The following is a genomic window from Thunnus maccoyii chromosome 13, fThuMac1.1, whole genome shotgun sequence.
GTTTGagattttggttgttttgttttaggcCTAATAGTATAACCAATCTACAATCCTGCAAATTCAAAGCTCCCAACACGTCAGTCTGTGGATACATTAGTAAGGTTAGTAATGTAACTGTAGTGTAAATGCTCCTGAACAGCACCGAATGTTACTACGTGGTGCCAGAGCAAAGTTTCAGGGTGACTCTCAGAACTGTCAGAAATGTTTGACAGTTCATCTTACAAATACTTGAGGTAAGCTAAACAAATACAGGACCTGTTGTCACGAGCAATGTCACCACAGAGAAAAGGGTAAACCGTATATGAAACGTTTAGATCGCCCCCTACAACCAGAAGGAGTGTTTTTTTAGAGAGCATAGACAACAGCACTGGCATTATCACCACAGTAGTACAAACTTTGGAGCAAATATGACAGCcccattttcttattttttttgccTCCTTTAAATGGTGGCTTAATGTGCATCTTTTGCGATTTTTAAGTAACCTATAAACTTGAGGTACTCTTGATTTACAGTACCTTATCTTACATGTAGTGCAGTCACATTCAAGATTACAGTAATCCACCTCAAAGGTGAGTTAAATCAAGCACGCCTTAAGTTCGTCACAAAGCTGAGACTATTTTAAACTCGCGTGTTGGACAGGGAGGTGGTCTTGTCAACATGAGACTTGAATATTATACTGTAAAAGtagtttgtcatttaaaaaaagaaataaataaataaaaaaaacaaatcaactaAGTATTCTATTAGATTTAGTTTTCTTGTGAAATCTAGTTAGatgatttgtgattttcttgAAGCTGAAACCAACAAACTGCACCCTGACAGCCTTCTTCTTACAGTCTGTGCCTGTGAGGGTCAGAGTGTGGTGGGGAAGGTGGGGGAGGCAGGGTGACAGTGGTTGGAGGGTCCACTGGGTCATCCATGGGCAGGACCAGGCGGGTGCCCCTGATCGCCACTTCATTTTCCGCCAGGGCGAGCTCGTGATCCAGGCCTTCATCAGACGGACCCCCGCCAGTGCTGGCGGTGGAGGAGCGCTTTCGGTTGATGGTGCGCGATCCGGACGCATCCGTGCTGACGGTGACATCGGCGTACATGGAGCTAACACTCGCATCGTTCAGGATGAAGTCAGACTCATCGTCGTGGAGCTGACCTTCGTTCTGGTGTGTGGAGGGGAATCATATCAATAACACTCATGATACATCATATAGGTAATTATCCATGTATTTCTGATGGTCAGTAAGTTATTGATCAGGCATTTAATGAAGTGACACTTGTTCTTTTAAATGATGCAGTATGTCCAAACCTCATATGCCTGAGGGCTGGTGAGGCATCGAGCCAGAGGTCCACAACAAGTGGGCAGAGTAGCAGTGAGAGGAGGTCCGCTGTGGGTCAGGAGCGGTTTCAGATAGCTAGGAAAAAAGTGTTAAGGACCACTAACAGTTTGATTTAGGTAAAGTTAATCAGTCAACAAACTAATGCAAGTGTGCCGACTCTGAACCAGTAAGGCTTTATCTATCGCAGTtgaaatgatgtgtttgttGCTGAAAAATACCATCAGTAGCTTATTATGAGACTTGAACACATTTAAAGGCTTAGTAACAAGCAAGTCAAAGCAGGTGTTGTGTGTACTTCTTTAAGTTTGTAAAGAGTGCCCTCTGGTGGTCAAAGCTGAACTTCTACAGCATACACCCCTCTGAAGTTATtatttcaaaaatgtgaaacaagGCTCAAAGGATACTTGTGATCAAAGTTATACCAGATCCTGAAGGGCCAGGCGCTCTCGTGTTTGGTGTTCCTCCTCTGTGATCCATCCAACATCGCTGAACTCTGTTTAGCAGAAAATTgctgtttcattattttacaaCTTGATAAGGCACTCACACACGAAAATTTCAAAAACAAGAGATATCAAGCTGTAGTAATTACTTACAGAGTTTTCTTGATCAGAGTCAACACCCACCCTGAAGGAGAAAGGGTGGTACAGTgattttgacagaaaaacattcaatagaggggagtacacacacacacagagattgAGAAAtaaatgcatgcaaacacatgctCAGTCTTACGGTATGCTCATGAAGGACAACATGGGTGTGGTGCCACCTCCACAGATCCAGACAGTGAAGAAAACAATTAGAAGGGTGGTTGAAAACATCATCTGACGGGCATAAGTCGCCGTGTCTCGGATAGAAAGAGCAAAAGTCATCGCCCCGCGCAAACCTGGAGGACACAGAAGACAAGACAGTGTAAgaatgagtgtgtctgtgtctgttttaccAACAGAGACCTGGAGTGAGGCAGTGTGCATTTTTtaggatggcaatgttggtccaccactttggtccagactgaaatatctcaagtATTGTTAGGgttgctgtgaaatttggtacacacattcatggccTCCAgaggataaattgtaataactttgctCATATGACCACTGGCACCATCACCTGgtcaatatttaattttgtgtaCTTAATTATTTGGAAGCACCTGTCTCTAAGATGGCACCAACCATAAGCAGTAATTCTGGACTACAAACCGGCTCCAGTGCAAACTGATGTGTTACGTCACACCTCACTAAGtctatctttatatacagtctatggtttagtgctaattagcaaatgcttGAATGCTAACACTCTAAACAAACAGTGTgagcatggtaaacattataacTGCTAAACATTAATATGAAAATGCTAGCATTATCGGTGAGCATGTCAGCATGCTGATAGTGATGTGggtgttttttcccctcagaaCTGGTGGTATTCTAGAGAGCAGGTTTAACAAACTGTGAGTCTAAACCTGAACTCTAAGCGCATGTATGGTGAATGAAAAAAGCTATTATCAATGGAGCACTGATACTAtgattcaccatggcaacggataaataaaaggcagagcctccattttaatccagtggatatatagatattaatgcatgtgcATGCTGACGGTGcccatttatctttttttaaaaaagagcttgagtcagagcaggaaatgtCAGCAAGTTAACACAAAGTAATATCCgttatttcatcatttactAGACTTCCGTTTCCTTAATGATGATtaagtggaatctgactgtgtatcaggctgcagctacattacatatccctaaccctaatctgACGGACAAAAAACACtaggcagcaactgaagatgaaaaatatagttaaagatttgAAACGTATATAGATCAAAGAACAGAGACATGACtaagctcacagtctgatccagtaataatgtgtttggtgatttgtaTTTGAACAGGTGTTGAGTTTAAAATACAGTAGTGTTTTATAAAATTTTAGATGTCTATTTGTATCTTGGCTCAACAacattcagtgactttatttcagctaAATCAACAAATGTGGTAAACTTAAACACTGTCACTAAAATCCtgttaaaacacattaagaCTATGCATCCTATttgaaaaactcactttcaaactacattctgcagctgcaccacaaacctgctcactcagaaatattaagatataatctccaatattacAGGAACAATGTCCCATCAGtgcgaccaatcacatcatggcTGATAGAGATAATTACTCATTGATCCAATGTGTCTAAGGTTTCATACCAATATTtgaaatttaaactgagattacacattatgtgcaataaacatttcagtgcagaagctgctctaacaaactgacagctaTCTTGTGCACAGAGTCagtgttataacagaaggacatgcagaggttttagtctgagctgaggctgaattcacgctgtgtaatatttgaatgtgaagagaaaaaaatgctgtcaaagaaatgactgataacacataaaaacagtatCTTTAAATGTTCCTTTAGTAACAAAACTAATATCCAACCAAGATTAAgattctgacagacagtaaacctTCACTAATGAATGTGCTGAAACAGCATGTCTGGCTCTGTATGAGGGAGGAGTCAGAGAGAAACTCAGGGTTTGTTTAAGAGAAATGAGCCAGTTGGCAGGTATGCTTCATagagtcagttaccatggtaaccgACTGTACTCAGGGTGTACTCAGGGttagttttcactaaacctaaTTTGTGGTATACCACCCCGATCGTATAGGCATCTATCACCATAGCATTTTAACAACACAAATCAGttatattaaaacatcaaaCGTTTGTTAAATATATTGAACAATGTTATGAGAGGAAAGGGTTCACATATTCTGCATACTAAAAAGGAAACCATTATGTGCAGAGACATGTAGGGGGTTTCTATTAGCATGTTTCAATTGTAAATGTCAGCTGACGTAAGGTTATTATTCATCATACTGTTTCTGAGTACGTGTATAAATGGTCTGAAAGGAGACTGTCTTAGCACACAATTATCTAGACTCATGTTTTTAAACTACAAGGTTGCTCCATTACActgattgtttattttaatgggTGAGAAGCGGTTTACTCAATTTGGGCCCAAGCCTGAGAAACATTAGAGACTCCTCATGTTCGCCATGTATAAAATATGTTATCACAGAGTTGACAACAGGTGCACTCTGTTGTCTCAGCTCTGTACCTGCAAACATCATGACATGCTGAAAGTTGGATCCAATCTTGTTCCTGCGGCCCAGGTTGAGCAGAAAGGACAAAGGGTAGATGTTTGCTGCCCTGCCAAGAAACACTGCCACCTACGTACAGGAAGGTCAAGGACAGAACACTCGAGAAACAATACTAGTGTGGGCAAGGTGAAAGGGAAAATAACTGTGGGTAGACGGCAGTATGGAAATTCTATCTCACGACTGACTAATCTTTCCGTTTGCTCTGTTATTCTCTGGGTGCCTGAATTCACTGCATGAATACACTGTATTATTATCAGCTTTGGCAGCAATAACGGTAGTAATACTGTGGTTATATGGAACAACATTCTTCCGCCAAATGTCTCTGGATTTGTTTGTGTGATGCATTATCACCAAGCAGAGTCAAGGATACAAAGGCTCCAATGATGAACAAAGGGTTGAAGACGTGTGACTGGAAGGAGAAGAGTGTCAGACCCATGTAGGAGAAGATGAAGTTCTCTGCCAGGAAGTTCAGCAGCTCAAATAACTGAAGGGGAggagacaaataaacacacatactgaatgaaaactgaaaaatccaCACTGCATTCATTTTGAATAGAAGGTTTGATTAGTTTCATTCAAACATCATTCAGTGTTGTCGTTGGATAACTCAAGCTGGCATTAGTGCAAaatgttggctttttttttttactgagtgACTCATTTACATTGTTAATTTAGaaatttaaaatttcaaaaatattcttgcacaccaaaaaatctaaatgataggactaaaaactgaaaagcaACAAGACGTCAGGTAAGATTTATATCTAAATAAAGTTAAGAACTTATCTATCTTGCTTCCTCCAGCCTCGCTGCTGCTTTTGGTATAGCTGACCACACGTTTCTACAAGTTCAGATCCTATCAAATCCATTAGAAACAGTTTTGTGCTTCTTATATCCACAGTCATCTTATACTATCATCTGGTGCCACGGTGTGATGTGGTTGTTGTTATTCAGTCTCTATATGCTTCCATTAGCTggtaatattaaaaacatttatgttcAAGAGATCACAAATAacagagcttttttttgtttgtgggaCCCGCTGCCTTCAggtcaaacagctctctgcttcAACGCATACATGACATCGACGTGTGGATTTCTGAGAACTTACAGGGACATCCTCTCTTCTAAGAATTATCTTTTGGGACATTTCCCTGAATTTTTCTTCAAATCTGTAACTATAGAACTTTGTaaactagattttttttaaaattctatacaaatttattatcattaatattattattagtaagTGTATCACTAGTGGGAGCTGTAGTAATTACAGAACAATGTTTAAAGCTGCTTAGATAAGATACTAGACACAATGGTATCAAGTAGAAAAGGTTATGTGAGTGCATATCACctgttttgttctgtcctgAGAATCAGGTGAGAGATTGTTGAAGGTGTAGTGAGCCTGAGTGATCCCACAGAACAGTACAGCTACCACACCTGAATAAATATAGAGTAATATCACCTCAGTATCACTCAAAACACATTCAATTACACCTTACTGGTAAATCAGCgattaaaataatgaataggATGGGGAGCAGGTGAGAGAAACAGTTGTAGTCACAGCATGATGTAATACAGTCCTTAAATAGGCCTTTATGATGTACTTCAGTGACCTGTTATGCATACACCTGTGGATATACTCATGTAAAAACTTGAAGAAAtaatcaccaaaaaaaaaaaaatgattaaaaaattaataatgacaaaaaaaatgtttttcatgataAAAATCAAGTTTAGAAAAaccttgaaaacaaaaactatggTGACATGTATTACAGTTttcttcaaaaataaaaacttattaATGAAAAGTTGTGAATGacaaggagttttttttttttgaacaagCAAATGAAACCAGTTTCCTCAGCTAATTTTGTGGTTCATGAGAATGACACATCAAACCAAACTGACATCAACACCGTTCTGTGACGTTACATAGTTTCATACTGCATTGTTGTTGGTTCAGATATTAGCGTGCGCTTGTGTTAATGATTCATCCTTACTGTATTAATTAATGTGTCACTATTTTTTAAGAATTGCTTCATTAGAAAAGAACTTAACACACAGCTGAATTTATCTGGATGCTTAATAGAAGGTCACTGTAAAGACTTTCATAAAGTaggaaaaaaagctaaaatacttaagtaaaattagACCAAATCTTataataatctaaaaaaaagtaaattagaCAAAAGCTAACAATAATCAAATGACTAAAATATCAGGTCAAACCAAGTCAAAATCAGATGCCAAAATGGACGCCGTTTGAATTGCATGCACCAGTCCCGGGTGCAAGTGTACCTGTGAACCCGCAGGCCTCAGCCAATAGGAAGGTGCTCCAGGAcatgaggaagaagagagcTGTCTCCAGCAAGGGGAAGTCCCTCAGCTTAGTGAACTTGGTCACGTGATAACAGGAAAGTCAAGGAGCAAAACAAGAGGTGACATAAGTacaagcagaaatacagacacaaataagcAGCAGACACTGTGAATGAGGTATGAAAGAAATCACCATGAGACAGCCTGAACAGAGGTGAAAAGGATATGAGAGCAGTCATGACTCCAGTGGCCACTCCAAGAGCAAAGGATCCGCTGAAGACGCCCAGGAAGATGCCAAAGGATTTCAACAAGGCCATGGCCTCAAAGCTGTGGCTGTTGTCTCCAGCAGGCTGATAAGCCACAATGGAGCTGAAGGTCACGTAGACAGAGTACACGCgaacatttacatgaaaaaaggaaacagacgTTTACTAAGAATCCAGGGGAAGTGGTCAAACATCTAACACATGCTcaaatataaagacaaaaacagaaaattttcCAAAATGTAGTCAGGCATCAAAACAAACCTGCAGCAACCCAAATCCAAGAACGGCTGACATCACAAGCCTATTGTTTGTCTGATTTTGTGTAAATTTAGAGGATTTTGGTTATCCCCTTCAAAATAGTTACAAAGCCTTAACACACATGTACTGGAGTTGGGTTTTACAGTTATAAAAAGGGAGGAAGTTAGGGTTTTACATGCTTAATTCTAATTAGCTCTTGGATATCTCAACGTCCTTTAGTTCATATCCAATAAGAGAACTAATAAGTACAGAAAAAGCCAATTCAGGCACTACACCTTCATGAAGAGAGGTGCCCAAATTACCTCAAGACCAACCAAACAAATCACCAGCTCTAATATTCAGCAGTCATAAACCTTTTACACACTTATATTATCAAATCTTATTCGAAAGTAGTATTTTCTGGTCATTTGCAGGGTCTATGCAACATAAAGAACACTAACGAATGATGCCAGGAGCGGGTATGAAGCGGTGGCAGGGGGTGTAGGGGAGGGAAATGATCATCTTAATAGGTGGTGGTTCACGGCTACACTCTAAGTAAAAGATCTGCATCACATCGACTGAACTGAGATGATCAGGTTCTAACGCTATAACTCTGCCACCACAACCATGCTAACAGCCCACCCACCCACCGGGGAGTAAATGTCTGGTTTTCTTCCAGCCATTCCTCCGCCCCCTCGAGCCAGACTGGGCCATCGTCTCCTGGGGAGAGGACAGCTCCAGCCCCCTGCCTGCCCTGCTTCTCCAACCGGAGGAGAACACTGCATACATACGTGCAGGTAGATGACGAATGACACGGATGGGTGGAAGAAGGCAAGCAGTGAAATAACAGGGAGTGATGTTAGTATGATTAGTGTCCATTCATGTGCAATGTACAACACAAATAGCTGAATTTGCCACAATTAGCCTGATTACAGAGCACTTGAGCAACACAGAACTAGGAATTTACGTGGAACTACTATTGCTTGGGTGAAAAGGAAgtgaaaaatactgtaactgtatgtgtgtatatttctgtgATGTGTGATGAATACTTACGAAGAGAGGACGATAGCCACAGCATCATTGAGGACACTCTCCCCAAACAGCAAAGCATACAGGTCCACATCTACCTTCAGCTCATTGAAGATAGCCAGCACTGTCACtgaaacacagaggagaaaaaatacTCACACAAATATAAGGAAAGTCCTCAAACAGTGATTGCGATAATGTGCCAAGCTGCCTCCATATTGAACAAATGGATATTGTAAGATAATGTGGCACTACCTACCT
Proteins encoded in this region:
- the LOC121910249 gene encoding sodium/hydrogen exchanger 6-like, producing MRMREQKQRVLITAAEGAVSCSRLADFSSKQYFPNTTDTTQTTNVTQKATMGFSLTRFLGVKPSKALLSLPFLLTFLLVGSQGESSAMDNVATERMAEESHRQDSANLLIFIMLLTLTILTIWLFKHRRFRFLHETGLAMIYGLLVGVILRFGIHVPQSTSDVILSCAVNASPATLLVNVSGRFYEYTLKGEVSGGKGHQVQDDEMLRKVTFDPEVFFNILLPPIIFHAGYSLKRRHFFRNIGSILAYAFMGTVISCFVIGLIMYGFVSFMKVVGQLGGDFFFTDCLFFGAIVSATDPVTVLAIFNELKVDVDLYALLFGESVLNDAVAIVLSSSIVAYQPAGDNSHSFEAMALLKSFGIFLGVFSGSFALGVATGVMTALVTKFTKLRDFPLLETALFFLMSWSTFLLAEACGFTGVVAVLFCGITQAHYTFNNLSPDSQDRTKQLFELLNFLAENFIFSYMGLTLFSFQSHVFNPLFIIGAFVAVFLGRAANIYPLSFLLNLGRRNKIGSNFQHVMMFAGLRGAMTFALSIRDTATYARQMMFSTTLLIVFFTVWICGGGTTPMLSFMSIPVGVDSDQENSSSAMLDGSQRRNTKHESAWPFRIWYNFDHNYLKPLLTHSGPPLTATLPTCCGPLARCLTSPQAYENEGQLHDDESDFILNDASVSSMYADVTVSTDASGSRTINRKRSSTASTGGGPSDEGLDHELALAENEVAIRGTRLVLPMDDPVDPPTTVTLPPPPSPPHSDPHRHRL